The proteins below are encoded in one region of Stieleria sp. JC731:
- the queA gene encoding tRNA preQ1(34) S-adenosylmethionine ribosyltransferase-isomerase QueA — protein sequence MSEIDLYDYELPRELIAQQPLATRSDARLMLINRRNGTIEHHHVRDLPDLLRSEDTLVLNDSRVIPARMIGFRTRTGGRWQGLFLRADGDSGVWEVLTKTRGKLVPGETITVEDRNGLPGMRLEVVARTAEGHLVVLPRPAAESIGNTSSEGLDEDSPPHEWLQRYGRVPLPPYIRDGHMVDDDVQNYQTVFSKTPGSVAAPTAGLHFTPSLLKQVQSGGTETASVTLHVGLGTFRPVSTDSLDDHVMHTEWAEISEDNADLINQRRQGGGRCVAVGTTAVRTLESAAAALDGGLGEWSGTTNLFIRPPYRFQVVDALMTNFHLPKSTLLILVSALAGRELILEAYAKAVENEYRFFSYGDAMLIV from the coding sequence ATGAGCGAAATCGATCTTTACGACTATGAACTGCCGCGTGAATTGATTGCGCAGCAACCACTTGCCACTCGAAGTGACGCTCGGTTGATGTTGATCAATCGTCGCAATGGGACAATTGAACATCATCACGTCCGAGACCTTCCGGACTTGCTGCGCAGCGAAGACACGCTGGTGCTCAATGACAGCCGCGTGATTCCCGCTCGGATGATCGGCTTTCGGACTCGTACTGGCGGTCGCTGGCAGGGCCTGTTCTTGCGTGCCGATGGCGATTCGGGCGTTTGGGAAGTGCTGACCAAGACGCGTGGAAAGCTGGTTCCCGGCGAGACGATTACGGTCGAAGATCGAAACGGTTTGCCCGGGATGCGTTTGGAAGTTGTTGCTCGCACCGCAGAAGGGCATTTGGTGGTTTTGCCACGACCGGCAGCCGAATCGATTGGAAACACGTCCAGTGAAGGCTTGGACGAAGACAGCCCGCCGCACGAGTGGCTGCAGCGTTACGGTCGTGTCCCGTTGCCTCCATATATCCGCGATGGGCATATGGTCGACGACGATGTGCAAAATTATCAAACGGTGTTTTCGAAGACTCCCGGAAGCGTCGCCGCGCCGACTGCGGGGCTGCACTTTACACCCTCGCTTTTGAAGCAGGTTCAATCTGGTGGAACCGAAACGGCGTCAGTCACACTGCACGTCGGTTTGGGCACATTTCGTCCGGTCTCGACAGATTCGCTTGACGACCATGTGATGCACACCGAATGGGCCGAGATCAGCGAAGACAATGCTGACTTGATTAACCAGCGTCGTCAGGGCGGTGGACGCTGCGTTGCGGTCGGAACGACGGCCGTTCGGACCTTGGAAAGTGCCGCAGCAGCATTAGACGGTGGTTTGGGCGAATGGTCAGGCACGACCAACCTATTCATTCGTCCGCCCTATAGGTTTCAAGTCGTCGATGCGCTAATGACGAACTTTCACCTTCCTAAAAGCACATTGCTAATCTTGGTCAGTGCTTTGGCTGGTCGTGAATTGATCCTCGAAGCATACGCGAAGGCTGTCGAAAACGAGTACCGTTTCTTCAGCTATGGCGATGCGATGCTGATCGTGTGA
- the leuC gene encoding 3-isopropylmalate dehydratase large subunit, producing MTDASSSGPRTLLDKIWDQHVVHQGESGPAIVYIDLHLVHEVTSPQAFEGLRMNKRPVRRPERTLATPDHNVPTSDRSLPIADPISRKQIETLRANCAEFGVQLFDIGDVRQGIVHVIGPENGYTQPGMTIVCGDSHTATHGAFGALAFGIGTSEVEHVLATQTLLQFKPKTFELRVDGSLSKGVTAKDMILYLIGQIGTAGGTGYVLEYTGDAVRALTMEERMTVCNMSIEAGARAGMIAPDQVTFDYLRGLPESPKDFDAAVKRWSELNTDAGASYDKSLTFAGSDIQPQVTWGTNPGQVLSITAKTPNPADFDDATDQKTTSDALSYMGLDAGKAIQDISIDRVFIGSCTNARIEDLRAAAAVVKGHRVSDKVSAMVVPGSGKVKEHAESEGLDKVFREAGFDWREAGCSMCLAMNPDKLAPGERCASTSNRNFEGRQGKGGRTHLVSPAMAAAAAIEGHFVDIRDWSYKG from the coding sequence ATGACCGATGCATCTTCGTCCGGCCCACGGACACTTTTGGATAAGATCTGGGATCAGCACGTTGTTCATCAGGGCGAATCCGGCCCCGCGATCGTCTACATCGACCTTCATTTGGTTCATGAGGTCACCAGCCCACAAGCGTTTGAAGGGCTGCGAATGAACAAACGGCCGGTGCGACGCCCCGAGCGAACATTGGCCACCCCCGATCACAACGTTCCCACGTCCGATCGCTCGCTTCCGATCGCCGACCCAATCAGCCGCAAGCAGATCGAAACTCTGCGAGCAAACTGTGCCGAATTCGGCGTGCAATTGTTTGACATCGGCGACGTTCGTCAGGGGATTGTCCACGTCATCGGTCCCGAGAACGGTTACACACAACCAGGGATGACCATCGTTTGCGGTGACAGCCATACGGCAACTCACGGCGCGTTCGGCGCTCTCGCGTTCGGGATCGGCACCAGCGAAGTCGAACACGTTTTGGCAACTCAGACGTTGCTGCAGTTCAAGCCAAAGACGTTTGAATTGCGTGTCGATGGAAGCTTGTCAAAAGGCGTCACGGCCAAGGACATGATCCTGTACCTCATCGGCCAAATCGGAACCGCCGGTGGCACCGGATACGTGCTGGAGTACACAGGTGACGCCGTCCGCGCGTTGACCATGGAAGAACGCATGACGGTTTGCAACATGTCGATCGAAGCCGGGGCACGTGCCGGGATGATCGCACCCGACCAAGTCACGTTCGATTACCTCCGCGGACTTCCCGAGTCGCCAAAAGATTTCGATGCGGCGGTAAAACGATGGAGCGAACTGAACACCGATGCTGGTGCGTCATACGATAAGTCACTGACATTTGCCGGTTCGGATATCCAACCGCAGGTCACTTGGGGAACCAACCCTGGGCAAGTCCTTAGCATTACCGCGAAGACACCTAACCCCGCCGATTTCGACGACGCGACCGATCAGAAAACTACCAGTGACGCACTGAGCTACATGGGCTTGGATGCCGGTAAAGCGATTCAAGACATTTCGATCGACCGCGTCTTTATCGGGTCCTGCACCAACGCACGGATCGAAGATTTGCGTGCCGCAGCTGCAGTCGTCAAAGGTCACCGCGTTAGCGACAAAGTCAGCGCGATGGTTGTTCCCGGTAGCGGTAAAGTTAAAGAGCATGCCGAAAGCGAAGGTCTGGACAAGGTCTTCCGCGAAGCAGGCTTTGATTGGCGCGAAGCGGGATGCAGCATGTGTTTGGCAATGAACCCCGACAAGCTAGCGCCGGGCGAACGTTGTGCCAGCACCAGTAACAGAAACTTTGAAGGCCGTCAGGGCAAAGGTGGACGTACCCACCTGGTCAGTCCCGCGATGGCAGCGGCTGCCGCGATCGAAGGTCATTTCGTCGACATCCGCGATTGGAGCTACAAGGGTTAG
- the leuD gene encoding 3-isopropylmalate dehydratase small subunit, translating to MQSFTKHTGVVATMNRANVDTDQIIPKQFLKRIERTGFGQFLFYDWRFEDDGETPNPEFELNQPAVKDASVLIARRNFGSGSSREHAVWALDDYGFRSVIAPSFADIFFNNCFKNGVLPIVLPESDIDELFAKAEEKGTYELTVDLEKQEIYDADGWKRSFEVDSSRREKLLQGLDDIGQTLQMADKIAEYEAARTW from the coding sequence ATGCAAAGCTTTACAAAACATACCGGTGTTGTGGCGACGATGAATCGAGCCAACGTAGACACCGATCAAATCATTCCAAAACAGTTTCTCAAACGGATCGAGCGAACCGGATTCGGTCAGTTCCTGTTTTACGACTGGCGATTTGAAGACGACGGAGAAACTCCGAACCCAGAATTCGAACTCAACCAGCCAGCGGTTAAAGATGCGTCTGTTCTGATCGCTCGCCGAAACTTCGGAAGCGGATCCAGCCGTGAGCATGCCGTTTGGGCGCTTGATGATTACGGATTTCGCAGCGTGATTGCCCCTTCGTTCGCAGACATTTTCTTCAACAACTGTTTCAAGAACGGAGTCCTTCCGATCGTATTACCCGAATCGGACATTGACGAACTGTTCGCCAAGGCTGAAGAAAAAGGCACTTACGAATTGACGGTGGATCTCGAAAAACAAGAGATCTACGACGCCGATGGTTGGAAGCGATCTTTCGAAGTCGACTCCAGTCGCCGCGAAAAACTGTTGCAAGGTTTGGACGATATCGGGCAAACCCTGCAGATGGCGGATAAAATCGCAGAGTACGAAGCGGCTCGCACTTGGTAG
- a CDS encoding DUF1080 domain-containing protein: MKQRNLGLIVCLFATLVLINNSTSKGDDFPVGKWVSLFNGQNLEGWTPKIRYHKVGENYGDTFRVEDGLLKVRYDESAYPAFDERFGHLFYDRPFSHYRFRVTYRFVDQQANGGPGWAIRNSGVMVHGESPETMTVDQDFPASIEVQLLGGNGTDDRSTANLCTPGTNVVYKGKLHRAHCTNSSSKTFHGEGWVTVEIEVRGSKVIRHIIDGENVLEYTDPQLDESDDHSKTLIAKRSQDGLLLDSGTISLQSESHPCDFKTIEIMVLAP; the protein is encoded by the coding sequence ATGAAACAACGAAACCTTGGCTTGATCGTTTGCCTATTCGCCACTCTTGTCTTGATCAACAACTCGACAAGCAAAGGCGACGACTTTCCAGTAGGCAAATGGGTTTCGTTGTTCAACGGTCAGAACCTGGAAGGCTGGACGCCCAAAATTCGCTACCACAAAGTGGGAGAGAATTACGGTGACACATTTCGCGTTGAAGACGGGCTATTGAAAGTCCGATACGACGAGTCAGCCTATCCGGCATTCGATGAGCGATTCGGACATTTGTTTTATGACCGTCCGTTTTCGCACTACCGATTTCGTGTGACCTATCGGTTCGTTGACCAGCAGGCCAATGGTGGTCCGGGCTGGGCGATTCGAAATAGCGGAGTCATGGTCCACGGGGAATCACCCGAGACGATGACGGTCGATCAGGACTTTCCTGCGTCCATCGAAGTCCAACTTCTTGGCGGCAATGGGACCGATGATCGTTCGACGGCAAACCTATGCACTCCCGGCACCAACGTTGTCTACAAGGGCAAATTGCATCGTGCACATTGCACGAATTCGAGTTCGAAAACGTTCCATGGCGAAGGTTGGGTGACCGTCGAAATCGAGGTCCGCGGATCTAAAGTGATCCGGCATATCATCGATGGGGAAAACGTTCTCGAATACACCGATCCCCAGCTTGATGAGTCTGACGATCACTCAAAAACCTTGATCGCAAAACGAAGCCAAGATGGGTTGCTGCTCGATAGCGGGACCATTTCGCTACAGTCAGAAAGTCATCCGTGTGATTTCAAAACGATTGAAATCATGGTGCTTGCTCCGTAG
- a CDS encoding S41 family peptidase, producing the protein MRTASIVGEAIDLIERNYVDPIDREQLLTSAILGVVGELDEHSSYFAVDAYQSFQDSMHQEFAGIGILVSQRDESKPVRVITPLVGSPALRAGLLPGDQIINVNGVDVSAMKLPEVSNRLKGAPGTDVDLIVRRDADEIAMSVQRATIELESVVGDHRDENNEWVYRLKSHPAVAYIRLKSFGEKTVRELEAVLTDLNNDFEALVLDLRDNGGGLLYAARDVADMFLTEGTIVSTRTRGGQLEKAYFAGSNVLVNPNRPVAILINGNSASASEIVAASLKDNDRAIIAGTRSYGKGTVQEIKPLQYGRSALRLTVAKYYRPNNRNIHRDADATPEDDWGVRPTKGFTIPMKPDELQRLAIRWDRASYPLLSGIDDEADPESAVVPAVTNNETEPISETTESQKQVDRREQEKIPDALDTNESDLNEVPAPSKDSDGDGAESSGQTQALEQDETSAQASESEQAIATQELSPDAKENLQQGPSDLSYDPPLRAAVGKLLHQAHGGN; encoded by the coding sequence ATGCGGACCGCAAGCATCGTTGGCGAAGCGATTGACCTGATCGAACGCAATTACGTTGACCCGATCGACCGCGAGCAGTTGTTGACGTCAGCGATTCTTGGTGTGGTTGGCGAGTTGGACGAGCACAGCAGTTACTTTGCTGTCGATGCGTATCAGTCCTTTCAAGACAGCATGCATCAAGAGTTCGCCGGTATCGGAATCCTTGTTAGTCAACGCGACGAATCGAAACCGGTTCGTGTGATCACTCCGCTTGTTGGATCCCCAGCATTGCGTGCGGGGTTGCTGCCCGGTGACCAGATTATTAACGTCAACGGTGTCGACGTTTCAGCGATGAAACTGCCGGAGGTTAGCAATCGGCTCAAAGGTGCTCCGGGAACCGACGTCGACCTCATTGTCCGACGTGATGCCGATGAAATCGCGATGTCCGTTCAAAGGGCAACGATTGAGCTCGAGTCTGTCGTTGGCGACCATCGCGATGAAAATAATGAATGGGTCTACCGACTTAAATCTCATCCAGCCGTCGCATACATCCGCTTGAAAAGCTTTGGTGAAAAGACTGTTCGAGAACTGGAAGCAGTACTCACTGATCTTAATAACGATTTCGAAGCGCTGGTGTTGGACCTTCGTGACAATGGGGGCGGCCTGTTGTACGCCGCTCGCGATGTTGCCGATATGTTCTTGACCGAAGGCACAATCGTTTCGACTCGAACCCGTGGCGGGCAACTTGAAAAGGCATACTTTGCCGGTTCGAACGTCCTTGTTAATCCGAATCGCCCAGTCGCGATTTTGATCAACGGCAACTCCGCCAGTGCGAGTGAAATTGTTGCTGCGAGTCTGAAAGATAACGATCGTGCCATCATCGCCGGCACGCGAAGTTATGGAAAAGGTACCGTCCAAGAGATCAAACCGCTTCAGTATGGACGTAGTGCCCTTCGGTTGACGGTTGCCAAGTACTATCGACCTAACAATCGGAATATCCATCGCGACGCCGATGCGACTCCTGAAGACGATTGGGGTGTGCGGCCGACAAAGGGCTTCACAATTCCGATGAAGCCTGACGAACTGCAGCGTCTTGCAATTCGTTGGGACCGAGCCTCCTATCCGCTGCTCAGCGGGATCGACGACGAAGCGGATCCTGAGTCGGCAGTCGTTCCTGCTGTCACCAACAACGAAACGGAGCCGATAAGCGAGACGACGGAGTCCCAAAAGCAGGTTGATCGTCGCGAACAGGAAAAGATTCCCGATGCTCTCGATACGAATGAGTCAGACCTCAATGAGGTACCGGCTCCTTCCAAGGACAGCGATGGCGATGGGGCTGAAAGTTCGGGGCAAACCCAAGCTCTTGAGCAGGACGAAACTTCCGCTCAGGCCAGTGAATCAGAGCAGGCAATCGCGACACAAGAACTGTCACCCGACGCCAAAGAGAATTTGCAGCAGGGGCCTTCCGACCTTTCCTACGACCCGCCCCTGCGGGCCGCAGTTGGGAAATTACTCCACCAAGCTCATGGTGGAAACTGA
- the glmS gene encoding glutamine--fructose-6-phosphate transaminase (isomerizing) → MCGIVGYVGANNAGDFLINGLRRLEYRGYDSAGIAITCDQQFHVTRSVGRIDALAGRLGPNPVDGKLGIGHTRWATHGPATEENAHPHVGGDGEVILVHNGVIENFQVLKNELIEKGYEFSSATDSEVVAHLVAEGLKVTKETPDQPSLRFAQAVQWAIAQLRGTYGLVVAFRDQPELLIAARFGSPLVLGVGHGEYFVASDSSPLAGCTDRIVYMADHQLAILTPEGFTVLHRDQGKVSVQIQPLEAVEEEVSLQGYDHYMLKEIYEQPESLRNAMRGRLDEENATAVFGGLNLTPQQLRSVERIILTGCGTSWHSALVGEYLIEELARIPVSVEYASELRYRNPPIENNTLVFGLTQSGETADTLAALRETKRKGHRTLAICNVVGSSIAQAADGGVYLHAGPEIGVASTKAYTSQCCVLAMLALYFGRIRHLSYEAGTNIISDLMKAPGAVQEALSCNEQVKRVAEKYQNATNILYLGRQLNFPTALEGALKLKEISYVHAEGYPAAEMKHGPIALVDENTPSVFIVPQGTTYDKVLANMEEVKARGGPIIAVASKDDPHIDAVADDVIHIPDVPSLIQPIVTVVPLQLLSYHIALLRGCDVDKPRNLAKSVTVE, encoded by the coding sequence ATGTGTGGAATCGTTGGTTACGTCGGAGCCAATAATGCTGGCGACTTTCTTATTAATGGCCTTCGTCGGCTGGAATATCGCGGCTATGACAGCGCCGGAATCGCGATTACGTGCGATCAGCAGTTCCATGTCACTCGCAGCGTCGGACGCATCGATGCGTTGGCCGGACGCCTAGGACCAAACCCCGTCGATGGGAAGCTTGGGATCGGGCACACGCGCTGGGCAACTCATGGTCCCGCAACAGAAGAAAACGCGCACCCACACGTTGGTGGTGATGGCGAAGTCATCCTTGTCCACAACGGTGTGATCGAGAACTTCCAAGTCCTGAAAAACGAATTGATCGAAAAGGGCTATGAGTTTTCTTCGGCAACCGACAGCGAAGTGGTCGCGCATTTGGTCGCCGAGGGGCTGAAGGTCACCAAGGAAACTCCAGATCAACCTTCGCTTCGATTCGCGCAAGCGGTTCAGTGGGCGATCGCGCAGCTGCGTGGTACATACGGTTTGGTGGTTGCGTTCCGAGATCAACCAGAACTTCTGATCGCGGCCCGCTTTGGCAGTCCGTTGGTTCTCGGCGTCGGCCACGGCGAATACTTCGTCGCAAGCGATTCGTCACCGTTGGCTGGATGCACCGACCGAATCGTGTACATGGCGGATCACCAGTTGGCCATCCTGACACCGGAAGGCTTCACCGTTTTGCACCGCGACCAAGGCAAAGTCAGTGTGCAGATTCAGCCACTCGAAGCCGTCGAAGAAGAAGTCAGCCTGCAAGGCTATGACCATTACATGCTCAAGGAAATCTATGAGCAGCCCGAGTCGCTACGAAATGCGATGCGTGGGCGACTTGATGAAGAAAACGCGACCGCTGTATTTGGCGGATTGAACCTGACGCCTCAGCAGCTGCGAAGCGTCGAAAGGATCATCTTGACCGGCTGCGGAACGAGCTGGCACTCGGCGCTAGTGGGTGAGTATTTGATCGAAGAACTCGCTCGGATTCCCGTCAGTGTTGAGTACGCGAGTGAGCTTCGGTACCGGAACCCGCCGATCGAAAACAACACGCTTGTGTTTGGGTTGACGCAAAGTGGTGAAACCGCCGATACGCTTGCAGCTTTGCGTGAGACCAAGCGTAAAGGACACCGCACACTGGCCATTTGCAATGTCGTTGGCAGCTCGATCGCGCAGGCCGCCGACGGCGGCGTTTACCTGCATGCGGGGCCCGAAATCGGTGTCGCGAGCACCAAGGCATACACCAGCCAGTGCTGTGTTCTGGCGATGCTTGCGCTGTACTTTGGTCGGATTCGCCACCTCAGCTATGAAGCCGGGACCAACATCATTTCTGATTTGATGAAGGCCCCAGGTGCGGTTCAGGAAGCCTTGTCATGCAACGAGCAGGTTAAGAGGGTCGCTGAGAAGTACCAGAACGCGACCAACATTCTGTACTTGGGACGTCAATTGAATTTCCCGACGGCACTTGAAGGCGCATTGAAGCTGAAGGAAATCAGCTACGTTCACGCCGAAGGCTACCCTGCGGCTGAAATGAAGCATGGCCCAATCGCATTGGTCGACGAAAATACGCCAAGCGTCTTCATCGTGCCTCAGGGAACGACATACGACAAAGTTTTGGCAAACATGGAAGAGGTTAAGGCGCGTGGCGGCCCGATCATCGCGGTGGCTAGCAAAGATGATCCACATATCGATGCGGTCGCGGACGACGTCATTCACATCCCGGACGTCCCTTCATTGATCCAGCCGATCGTGACGGTTGTACCGCTGCAGCTGCTTTCTTATCACATCGCATTGCTTCGTGGCTGCGACGTTGATAAACCGAGGAACTTAGCCAAGAGTGTCACCGTCGAATAA